The sequence CCCTTCGGCATGGACGAGCTGCTGGCCCGGCTGCGGGCCTCCGTGCGCCGGGCCGAGCCGGTCGGGCCCGGCGAGGACGATGTGACGACCGTCGAGACCGAGGGCTTCACCGTCGACCTGGCCGCGAAGAAGGTCAACCGTTCGGGCAAGGACGTCCGCCTCACCCCGACCGAGTGGCATCTGCTGGAGGTGCTGGTCCGCAACACCGGCCGCCTGGTCAGCCAGAAGCAGCTGCTGCAGGAGGTGTGGGGGCCGTCGTACGGCACGGAGACCAACTATCTGCGCGTCTACATGGCCCAGCTGCGAAGGAAGCTGGAGGCGGATCCGTCACACCCGAAGCACTTCATCACGGAGCCGGGGATGGGGTATCGGTTCGAGAGGTGAGGGGCAGAGTGGCCGGGGGGCCGGGGGTTGTCCCCCGGGGGACGCGGCATCACGGAGCCGGGGACGGGCGGTTCGAGCGGTCGGCGGTCAGCGGCGGGGCGGCCCGGGACGCGGGAAGTGAGCTGCGCTACGGCGCTGTGGGTGTGCCCCGGTACGCTTCACGTATGACTGCTGTTCCTCGCTCCGAAAAGCCGGCCGGCCGGTTCCGGCGCATGCTGGGCCGGCTCTCCTCCTCGCAGGAGGACCTGGAGTCCGAGGAGCTGCGGGAGGACGCCGAGACGGCGGGCTGTACCCGGATCGGTGACTGTCTGGACCGGCAGATCGTCACCGTAACTGGTACCTTGCGCACGGTCACCCTGCGTCCGCGTGCCGGAGTTCCGGCCCTGGAGGCGGAGCTGTTCGACGGCTCCGCCGCGCTGGACGTGGTGTGGCTCGGCAGGCGTTCCATCGTGGGCATAGAACCGGGGCGCAAGCTGATCGCATCGGGCCGGATCTCGATGAGCCGGGGCCGCCGGGTGCTCTTCAACCCGAAATACGAACTGCGACCCCTCGGACGGGAGTAGCCGGTGACGTCCCTCGACAAGCCGACCCAAGACACCGAACAGACCCGGCCCGACGAGACCCGCGACGCCCGCGCGGTCACCGAGGCCGCGCTGTTCGAGGCGTTCGGCGGTGTCCGCGGCATGGTCGAGACGGTCCTGCCCGGTCTCCTCTTCGTCGCGATCTTCACGGTCAACAAGGACCTGCACATCTCGGCGATCGCCGCACTGGCCGTGTCCCTGGTCCTGGTCGTCGTCCGGCTGGTGCGCAAGGACACCGTCAAGCACGCCTTCAGCGGTGTCTTCGGCGTGGCCTTCGGCGTCGTGTTCGCGATGTTCACGGGCAACGCCAAGGACTTCTACCTCCCCG is a genomic window of Streptomyces griseochromogenes containing:
- a CDS encoding response regulator — protein: MTRVLVVDDEPQIVRALVINLKARKYEVDAAPDGRTALELAASRHPDVVVLDLGLPDMDGVEVIKGLRGWTRVPILVLSARHSSDEKVEALDAGADDYVTKPFGMDELLARLRASVRRAEPVGPGEDDVTTVETEGFTVDLAAKKVNRSGKDVRLTPTEWHLLEVLVRNTGRLVSQKQLLQEVWGPSYGTETNYLRVYMAQLRRKLEADPSHPKHFITEPGMGYRFER
- a CDS encoding OB-fold nucleic acid binding domain-containing protein, encoding MTAVPRSEKPAGRFRRMLGRLSSSQEDLESEELREDAETAGCTRIGDCLDRQIVTVTGTLRTVTLRPRAGVPALEAELFDGSAALDVVWLGRRSIVGIEPGRKLIASGRISMSRGRRVLFNPKYELRPLGRE